In the Flavisolibacter tropicus genome, one interval contains:
- a CDS encoding RagB/SusD family nutrient uptake outer membrane protein — MRKYNILFAALLLLGFTSCKKDFLDVKPTNAGDAETAIQTAADAKVMINGLMSKMASSAYYGRDFILYGDVKGGDLAVYSQGRGLDALYTFNHSKTSSSFSGFWNQIYHTILQANNIITSIDRLKAAGTTENFDNYKGQALTARALMYFDLVRLYGKPYLLDKSSYGVPNITSPIAATAQPLRATVEENYTQILKDLKEAEPLLPKAKSNGYLNYYANKAIQARVYLNMGNSTEALSAAEVIIKDKVYKSYTNAEWVNSWKAQFGTESIFELGIYPNESDLGNSSLSIYLRRKGHSSSQALGMFMASDYFLNRLKQDPTDVRWGVMSFDETSTSRMGATYKYSGSTTLDGDGKGSSTAVNIKVIRLSEIYLIAAEAAFPSNKDLAATYLNEIRKRSPGLAAATAATITLDMILDERSKELFTEGQRFFDMLRLNRPITFNDEFGGLTISSRPKTIDRTFQKVILPIPQDEINANPGLGAQQNAGY; from the coding sequence ATGAGAAAGTACAATATATTATTTGCAGCCCTTTTGCTGTTAGGATTCACCTCATGTAAAAAGGATTTCCTGGACGTGAAGCCGACCAACGCAGGTGATGCTGAAACGGCTATACAAACGGCTGCAGACGCAAAAGTTATGATCAATGGTCTTATGAGTAAAATGGCCAGCTCCGCCTATTATGGAAGAGATTTTATCTTATATGGCGATGTAAAGGGCGGCGATCTAGCCGTTTATTCCCAGGGCAGGGGATTGGATGCTCTTTACACGTTCAATCATTCCAAGACATCCAGCAGCTTTTCGGGTTTTTGGAACCAAATCTATCACACTATTTTACAGGCTAATAACATTATAACAAGCATTGACCGGCTGAAAGCTGCAGGAACCACGGAGAACTTTGACAATTACAAGGGGCAGGCCCTTACAGCAAGAGCCCTGATGTATTTTGACCTGGTGCGTCTCTACGGCAAGCCCTATTTGCTGGATAAGTCTTCTTATGGTGTACCTAATATCACCTCACCTATCGCTGCAACAGCACAACCGCTGCGTGCCACTGTGGAAGAGAATTATACTCAAATTCTGAAGGATTTAAAAGAGGCCGAGCCACTGCTGCCGAAGGCAAAATCAAACGGCTATTTAAATTACTACGCCAACAAAGCTATACAGGCCAGGGTTTATCTTAATATGGGTAATTCTACCGAAGCCTTGAGTGCTGCGGAAGTCATCATTAAAGACAAGGTATATAAGTCGTACACCAATGCTGAGTGGGTAAATTCATGGAAAGCACAGTTTGGTACTGAGTCAATTTTCGAATTGGGTATTTACCCCAATGAGAGCGATTTAGGCAACAGTTCTTTAAGCATCTATCTGCGCCGCAAAGGACATAGTAGCAGTCAAGCTTTAGGCATGTTTATGGCCAGCGATTATTTCCTCAATAGGCTAAAGCAGGATCCAACTGATGTAAGATGGGGTGTTATGAGCTTTGATGAAACCAGTACCAGCCGCATGGGTGCTACCTACAAGTACAGTGGCAGCACGACGCTTGATGGCGATGGTAAAGGCTCATCTACGGCCGTAAATATTAAGGTGATCCGACTTTCGGAAATTTATTTGATCGCAGCAGAAGCAGCCTTCCCTTCTAACAAAGATCTGGCAGCTACATATCTCAATGAAATCCGTAAGCGTTCTCCTGGTCTGGCGGCTGCTACAGCGGCTACTATTACGTTGGATATGATCTTGGATGAAAGAAGCAAAGAGTTGTTCACCGAAGGCCAGCGCTTCTTTGATATGTTGCGATTGAATCGGCCCATTACGTTCAATGACGAATTTGGAGGCCTAACCATTTCTTCTCGCCCCAAAACTATTGACCGTACTTTTCAAAAAGTAATTCTGCCCATTCCGCAGGATGAGATCAATGCCAACCCCGGTTTAGGAGCACAGCAAAACGCTGGCTATTAA
- a CDS encoding SusC/RagA family TonB-linked outer membrane protein yields the protein MRRLLLCLAMALLLLPQFSSAQSRQIKGTVSDDKGSPLPFVSVIEKGTQNGTTTNENGAFTISVTKSKPVLVFSYTGMQSHELTVGNSNSYSVSLSTVGAMSEVVVTAMGISKEKKALGYASQQVGTTELNRNHQANLVNALQGKVAGATISSVGGGPGQGATIRIRGINSIDVTQSNDPLFVIDGIILDNSTSTLGSGSGYNVRTVGNRASDINPDDIETINILKGGAATALYGLRGANGVVVITTKKGKGDGVRVNVSSTYGFENINKTPEIQRTYTAGILGVYTPIGLGPAWGPTIAEAKAGTGPGNVAADPTHPDEIYDNYKQAYRTGKQMRNSINMTGGSETVKFYSSLSYFDQEGMLPFTDYKNISGRLNTDVKISNKLKASVNMSYTNSGGYRYDADRFGESLAYFSGRWNVQDYLNPDGTQLWRGTNNPIYGAATNRLKDRVNRFVGGLSFGYTPFSWLNFSYRVGGDIYTDNRFRTAPGLRGITGERSYDNAEGYVGEYNTNYRALNSTFMATLTSKLGKNFNSSLRLGHELLDREITSRGVLGSKLNVFDWFNLRNAAVLESSDNSSQYRLMGLFGEATIDYKNFLFLSLTGRNDITSSLRKPNNSFFYPSASLSYLFSEQLKLPEFISSGKARISYAKIGKDALPYSTSTGYSAYSSLPAGTTGFTRGANLGDPNLRPEFTNTIEGGLEMSFLKNRLGFDATYYHSISEDQIINVNVSSAIGYVRAAVNSGSMRNKGIELVLRGTPIKTSNFTWDANLNFSANRNKVLSIREGLTEIPYGGSSGGYVNSPVTMKLIPGEAYGNIYGTHWLRYYGGKEEDKVRTDKSLPMVIGANGFPVLAPVSSQKLLGNSQPDWVGGFSNTVTYKNFTLSALVDARWGFEKFNRLDNFFAAFGIADYTADRREFKVFEGVLADGTPNTKKVWLGQGVGPDGVNYGEGYYRNYYRAISEPFVEDASWIRLRSASLAYNLPASWLPKNFIRNASVSVTGNNLWLYTKYYGLDPESVSADSGSNVDGSAGFTYPSARTFLFTINVGF from the coding sequence ATGAGAAGATTACTGCTATGCCTGGCAATGGCCCTGCTTCTATTGCCGCAATTTTCCTCTGCCCAATCCCGGCAAATTAAGGGTACTGTTAGTGATGATAAAGGAAGTCCCCTGCCCTTTGTATCCGTAATTGAAAAAGGGACCCAGAATGGAACAACCACTAATGAAAATGGAGCATTTACCATTAGTGTCACAAAATCAAAACCTGTACTGGTGTTTTCCTACACGGGGATGCAGTCGCATGAACTGACTGTTGGCAATTCCAACAGCTACAGCGTTTCCTTAAGTACTGTCGGTGCCATGTCGGAAGTGGTTGTAACCGCAATGGGTATCTCTAAAGAGAAAAAGGCTTTAGGTTATGCCAGCCAGCAAGTGGGCACTACAGAGTTAAATCGTAACCATCAGGCTAACCTGGTGAACGCTTTACAAGGTAAAGTAGCAGGTGCTACTATTTCCAGCGTAGGTGGTGGCCCAGGCCAGGGAGCAACGATCCGGATCAGGGGTATTAACTCAATAGATGTAACGCAGTCGAATGATCCTCTGTTTGTTATTGACGGCATTATCCTGGATAACAGTACGTCTACCTTAGGTTCTGGCTCTGGTTATAATGTACGTACAGTAGGTAACAGGGCATCGGATATTAACCCGGATGATATTGAAACCATTAATATTCTTAAAGGGGGTGCCGCTACGGCCTTATACGGTTTGCGTGGCGCTAACGGTGTAGTAGTGATCACTACCAAGAAAGGCAAGGGTGATGGCGTACGGGTAAACGTTAGCAGCACCTACGGGTTTGAGAACATCAATAAAACTCCCGAGATACAAAGGACCTATACTGCTGGTATATTAGGTGTGTACACACCAATTGGTCTTGGGCCAGCCTGGGGGCCAACGATTGCAGAAGCAAAAGCTGGTACAGGGCCAGGTAACGTGGCAGCGGATCCCACTCATCCGGATGAGATCTATGATAACTACAAGCAGGCCTACCGCACGGGAAAGCAAATGCGTAACTCCATTAACATGACAGGAGGATCTGAAACTGTTAAGTTTTATTCTTCTTTATCTTATTTTGATCAGGAGGGCATGTTGCCTTTTACGGATTATAAAAATATTTCCGGGCGCTTAAATACAGATGTGAAGATCAGCAATAAGCTAAAAGCTTCTGTCAACATGAGTTATACCAATTCGGGTGGTTACCGTTATGATGCTGACCGATTTGGAGAAAGCCTGGCTTACTTCTCCGGAAGATGGAATGTGCAGGATTATTTAAACCCCGATGGTACGCAATTATGGCGTGGTACTAACAATCCTATTTATGGAGCGGCTACCAACCGGTTGAAAGATAGAGTGAATCGTTTTGTAGGTGGTCTTTCATTTGGTTATACGCCATTCTCCTGGCTAAACTTTAGCTACCGTGTAGGTGGTGATATTTATACCGATAACCGTTTCCGTACGGCGCCAGGACTTAGGGGTATAACCGGGGAGCGCTCTTATGATAATGCAGAAGGGTATGTGGGTGAATACAATACCAATTACAGAGCCCTTAACTCTACCTTTATGGCAACGCTTACATCTAAGCTGGGTAAGAACTTTAATTCTTCCTTACGTCTTGGACATGAGTTGTTGGACAGAGAAATTACTTCAAGAGGTGTACTTGGTTCTAAGCTAAATGTATTTGACTGGTTTAATCTACGAAATGCAGCTGTGTTAGAGTCTAGTGATAACAGTAGCCAATATAGACTGATGGGTCTTTTTGGAGAAGCTACTATCGATTATAAAAACTTCCTCTTTTTATCACTTACCGGAAGAAATGATATTACGTCATCCCTTCGCAAACCAAACAACTCCTTCTTTTATCCATCTGCCAGTTTGAGCTATTTATTCTCCGAGCAATTGAAGTTGCCTGAGTTTATTAGCAGTGGTAAGGCTCGCATCTCGTATGCAAAAATTGGTAAGGATGCATTGCCTTACAGTACATCCACAGGCTATTCTGCTTATAGCTCATTGCCTGCCGGAACAACAGGCTTTACCAGAGGAGCTAACTTAGGTGATCCTAACTTACGTCCTGAGTTTACCAATACTATTGAAGGTGGTTTAGAAATGAGTTTTCTGAAAAACCGCCTTGGTTTTGATGCCACCTACTATCATTCTATCAGTGAAGATCAGATCATTAACGTGAATGTGTCTTCCGCTATAGGTTATGTCCGTGCGGCTGTAAACTCTGGTAGCATGCGCAATAAAGGTATAGAACTGGTACTGCGTGGTACACCTATCAAAACAAGCAATTTTACATGGGATGCTAACCTGAACTTTTCTGCCAACAGAAACAAGGTGTTAAGCATTAGAGAAGGGCTGACTGAAATTCCTTATGGCGGCTCCAGTGGTGGTTATGTGAATTCACCTGTTACTATGAAATTGATACCCGGTGAGGCCTATGGAAATATTTATGGTACGCATTGGTTGCGTTACTATGGTGGGAAAGAAGAAGATAAAGTAAGAACCGACAAATCTTTGCCAATGGTTATTGGCGCTAATGGATTCCCTGTTTTAGCGCCTGTTTCAAGCCAAAAGCTATTGGGTAACTCTCAGCCTGACTGGGTGGGCGGTTTCAGCAATACGGTGACCTATAAAAACTTCACACTATCTGCTTTAGTAGATGCTCGTTGGGGATTTGAAAAATTCAATCGTCTTGATAACTTCTTTGCCGCCTTTGGTATTGCTGATTATACTGCAGACCGAAGAGAGTTTAAAGTGTTTGAAGGCGTATTGGCAGATGGTACACCCAATACAAAAAAAGTTTGGTTAGGGCAGGGGGTTGGCCCCGATGGAGTTAACTATGGCGAAGGCTATTATCGTAACTACTATCGTGCTATATCTGAGCCATTTGTTGAAGATGCTTCATGGATTCGTTTACGCTCTGCTAGTTTAGCCTATAACCTGCCTGCATCATGGTTGCCTAAAAACTTTATTCGTAATGCTTCTGTTTCTGTAACCGGTAACAACCTATGGCTGTATACCAAGTATTATGGTTTAGATCCCGAGTCTGTTTCTGCAGATAGCGGTAGCAATGTGGATGGTTCTGCTGGATTTACGTATCCTTCTGCCAGAACCTTTTTATTCACCATTAATGTAGGATTCTAA
- a CDS encoding SusD/RagB family nutrient-binding outer membrane lipoprotein encodes MRRNYKYTFLLIAIGLVGLPSCKKGYFDLNDNPNQVTTPSLASLLSTATHKTGINNYNVGGITSTYVQYLANPSASASSDIYQELDQTGTWDALYFAMADISDMKDLAIKQGSSEYLGVANVLLAYHLGLVTDLWGDAPFSEAFKPTTLTPKYDSQKDLYKTEMDLLDAAIVELNKTDATIKLSTTNDLIHKGVRTSWLKTAYALKARLLLKVSKTTGYSAASVLAAVDKSYTSNADDAGMASFQLRNPWAQVARNNASLTLGGWLSEQLIDQLNGTTYGVFDPRIRKITDPTVNNTFIGTVNGAGNRPPGNNTVKDENYVAISSPWTSDVAPILIVTYAELKFIEAEAALATDPARAYSAYLKGINANMDKLQVSATDAERTAYITAASVGATNLTRALILKEKYIATYLNPETWNDARRFNYQYKDFTLPQNAALPTFIRRLAYPVGERSKNGKNVPTVSSLAEKLWWDQ; translated from the coding sequence ATGCGAAGAAATTATAAATATACCTTCCTGCTTATTGCTATTGGGCTTGTTGGATTGCCAAGCTGTAAAAAGGGTTATTTTGATTTGAATGACAACCCTAACCAGGTTACAACGCCTTCTCTTGCCTCATTGCTAAGTACAGCAACTCATAAAACAGGGATTAATAATTACAACGTAGGTGGTATTACTTCTACTTATGTGCAATACTTGGCCAACCCATCCGCATCAGCTTCTTCCGACATCTACCAGGAACTAGATCAAACGGGTACATGGGATGCCTTGTATTTTGCCATGGCTGATATCTCAGACATGAAAGACCTGGCTATTAAACAAGGCTCAAGTGAGTACCTGGGCGTAGCTAATGTATTACTGGCTTATCATTTAGGGTTAGTAACAGACCTATGGGGCGATGCACCTTTTTCTGAGGCATTCAAACCCACTACACTAACACCTAAATATGATTCTCAAAAAGACCTTTATAAGACAGAAATGGATCTGTTGGATGCTGCTATTGTAGAGTTGAATAAAACAGACGCTACAATCAAGCTGTCTACTACCAATGATTTAATTCATAAAGGTGTGCGTACCAGCTGGCTGAAAACGGCTTATGCCTTGAAAGCAAGATTGTTGCTGAAAGTGAGTAAGACCACTGGCTACAGTGCTGCTTCAGTTCTGGCTGCTGTAGATAAGTCCTATACATCGAACGCCGATGATGCCGGTATGGCTTCTTTCCAGCTTAGAAATCCCTGGGCACAGGTAGCACGAAACAATGCCAGCTTAACGTTAGGCGGTTGGCTTTCGGAGCAGCTAATCGATCAATTAAACGGTACTACTTACGGTGTGTTTGATCCCCGGATCAGGAAGATCACAGACCCTACGGTTAATAATACTTTTATAGGTACCGTGAATGGTGCGGGCAATAGACCGCCTGGTAATAACACGGTGAAAGATGAAAATTATGTTGCTATAAGTTCTCCATGGACAAGCGATGTAGCTCCTATACTAATTGTAACCTATGCAGAGCTGAAGTTTATTGAAGCAGAAGCTGCATTGGCTACGGATCCTGCAAGAGCTTACAGTGCTTATTTAAAAGGTATCAACGCGAATATGGACAAGCTGCAGGTGTCTGCAACAGATGCTGAGCGGACTGCTTATATAACAGCAGCTTCCGTAGGCGCAACGAACTTAACAAGAGCCCTTATTCTGAAAGAGAAATACATTGCTACTTATCTTAACCCGGAAACGTGGAATGATGCCCGCCGTTTTAATTATCAGTACAAAGATTTTACACTTCCGCAAAATGCTGCCCTTCCTACGTTTATTCGTCGACTGGCTTATCCTGTAGGAGAAAGAAGCAAGAACGGGAAAAATGTTCCGACAGTAAGTTCTTTAGCCGAAAAACTTTGGTGGGATCAATAG
- a CDS encoding SusC/RagA family TonB-linked outer membrane protein — protein MRKLLRFLVITFLVLPYLAFAQTRQITGTVTDEGGNPLAFVSVVEKGTKNGTTTNDKGQFSLSVTSANPVLTVSYTGRQPQEIAVGANNNYTIALQATGTMAEVVVTALGIRREQKELGYSAQQVNVGEITETRQTNIVNALQGRATGLQINSTGGAPGQGARIIMRGVNSLDPNRNIQPFFVVDGIPIDNSTDVPAGSGQDLKGLSNRAADINPDDIESITVLKGGAATALYGIRAANGAIIITTKSGRAGRVRINLTSTYGVDEVDKFPDTQKTFTQGYSGVYDKTSFWPSWGPTVAEAKAQDPTHPDELFNNYKRGYQDGYIIRNTLSLSGGTDVATFAASLSQLNQQGVLPFSDYQNYGGKVSSTVKISEKIRFGASANYINSGGYRVNADRYNEQLSYWAPRWDVMDYETPEGTMKVYGVDNDNPMFVVSHRRFKDDVNRFIGNVNFSYTPINWLDISYRFGGDIISDVRTETAPGPKGLPGELYPASDFRNYDPSRGLGGFVEEYRGNRRILNSTAIVSLSPKLSDNISTSLKLGHDLFDSRFKYVYTIGDTLSDPTFYNLNNARKVTASNYLEDRRIVGVFGDLTLGWKDFLYLTLTARNDWTSTLPEQNRSFFYPSASVSYVLSQHLTLPDWISFAKVRGSVAKIGKDAPPYSFSTGFIPLDPPLLGGLTLSDRSGDPNLKPEFTTSYEGGVDARFLQNRIGVEFTYYNNTSKDLIIPVAVTTSSGLKEIYLNAGSIRNKGVEISLYGTPVRKKDFNWDVRVNYTHNDNEVLEIYPGLTEVPILSQFGYLSSTVTQKFIPGMPVGALFGRSYARYYGTGKEDPIFIDYSRPQLIGANGFPVINTKQMYLGNSQPDWIGSIYNDLRYKQFSLSFLFDAQQGLKKYNQMANFMAAFGIATYTENRRETVVFEGVKSDGSPNTKPVWLGQGVGPDGVNYGNGFYRNVYRGVSENFVEDASFVKLRNVTIAYQLPESLLHKTKFITGASIALSGNNLWLSTDYTGFDPESSSNSAASLADGFAGFTYPATRSYMVTLNLSF, from the coding sequence ATGAGAAAGTTGCTACGCTTTCTGGTAATTACCTTTCTGGTATTGCCTTACCTCGCTTTTGCTCAAACAAGACAGATTACTGGTACTGTAACCGACGAAGGTGGTAATCCCCTGGCTTTTGTTTCGGTAGTAGAAAAGGGGACTAAGAATGGTACTACTACCAACGACAAGGGCCAGTTTAGCCTTTCGGTAACCAGTGCTAATCCTGTTCTAACTGTTTCGTATACGGGGCGCCAGCCGCAGGAAATTGCTGTAGGTGCCAACAATAATTATACAATAGCCTTACAGGCTACAGGTACCATGGCAGAAGTGGTGGTAACGGCACTGGGTATACGAAGGGAGCAGAAAGAACTGGGTTACTCGGCCCAGCAGGTAAATGTGGGTGAGATCACAGAAACCCGGCAAACCAATATTGTCAATGCATTGCAAGGTAGAGCTACTGGCTTGCAGATCAATTCTACAGGGGGTGCGCCTGGACAAGGAGCACGCATTATTATGCGCGGTGTGAACTCTCTGGATCCTAACCGCAATATCCAACCATTCTTTGTGGTAGATGGTATTCCAATCGACAACTCTACAGATGTGCCAGCTGGGTCTGGGCAGGATTTGAAAGGTTTAAGTAATCGTGCTGCAGATATTAACCCCGATGATATTGAATCAATCACAGTATTAAAAGGCGGAGCCGCAACTGCGCTGTATGGAATACGGGCAGCAAATGGAGCAATTATTATTACTACCAAGTCCGGCCGTGCAGGCCGTGTGCGGATCAACTTAACCAGTACTTATGGTGTTGATGAGGTAGATAAGTTTCCAGATACACAAAAAACATTTACGCAGGGCTATAGCGGTGTGTATGATAAAACCAGTTTCTGGCCTTCCTGGGGACCTACTGTAGCGGAGGCTAAGGCGCAGGACCCTACACACCCCGACGAGCTATTCAATAACTATAAAAGAGGTTATCAGGATGGCTACATAATACGCAATACACTGAGCTTAAGTGGTGGAACTGATGTGGCCACTTTTGCTGCCTCTTTATCGCAACTCAATCAGCAAGGCGTCTTACCTTTTAGTGATTATCAAAACTATGGCGGTAAAGTCAGCAGCACCGTTAAAATATCAGAGAAAATCAGGTTTGGTGCATCGGCCAACTACATTAACTCTGGCGGCTACCGAGTGAACGCTGACCGCTATAATGAGCAATTGTCCTACTGGGCACCCCGCTGGGATGTAATGGACTATGAGACACCCGAGGGTACCATGAAAGTGTATGGTGTCGATAATGATAACCCCATGTTCGTTGTAAGTCACCGGCGCTTTAAAGATGATGTGAACCGCTTTATAGGTAATGTGAATTTTTCTTACACACCTATAAATTGGCTGGATATTTCTTATCGCTTTGGAGGTGATATAATAAGCGATGTGCGTACAGAAACCGCCCCTGGCCCTAAAGGATTACCGGGCGAATTGTATCCTGCCAGTGATTTTCGCAATTACGATCCAAGCCGTGGCCTTGGGGGCTTTGTAGAAGAGTATCGTGGCAATAGACGTATTCTCAACTCTACAGCAATTGTTTCACTAAGCCCTAAACTTTCAGATAATATCAGCACTTCTTTAAAGCTGGGTCATGACCTTTTTGATTCTCGCTTTAAGTACGTATATACCATTGGCGATACCTTATCAGATCCTACGTTTTATAATTTGAACAATGCACGGAAAGTAACAGCGTCCAATTACTTAGAAGACCGCCGCATTGTTGGTGTATTTGGCGACTTAACACTAGGTTGGAAAGACTTTTTGTACTTGACACTTACGGCCCGGAACGACTGGACATCTACGCTGCCCGAACAAAACCGTTCCTTCTTTTATCCTTCAGCAAGTGTGAGCTATGTTCTTTCCCAACACCTGACATTGCCTGATTGGATCAGCTTTGCTAAAGTCAGAGGATCAGTAGCCAAGATAGGTAAGGACGCTCCACCTTATTCTTTCTCCACAGGGTTTATTCCATTAGATCCACCGTTATTGGGAGGGTTAACACTATCCGATCGCTCAGGGGATCCCAATTTGAAACCTGAATTCACTACGTCTTATGAAGGAGGTGTAGATGCCCGTTTTTTACAAAATCGAATAGGAGTTGAGTTTACCTACTATAATAATACGAGCAAAGACCTGATCATACCGGTAGCCGTAACTACTTCCAGTGGCCTGAAAGAAATTTATCTGAACGCAGGCTCTATTCGTAACAAGGGAGTTGAAATCAGTTTATATGGAACACCTGTTCGGAAAAAAGATTTTAACTGGGATGTACGCGTAAACTATACGCATAACGATAATGAAGTACTGGAGATTTATCCCGGCTTAACAGAAGTACCTATTTTATCACAGTTTGGCTACCTCAGTTCTACGGTTACCCAAAAGTTTATTCCCGGTATGCCAGTGGGTGCTTTGTTTGGACGTAGCTATGCCCGCTACTATGGCACTGGGAAAGAAGACCCAATTTTTATTGATTACAGCCGTCCGCAGTTAATAGGTGCTAATGGCTTTCCTGTGATCAATACCAAGCAGATGTATTTGGGCAACTCACAACCCGATTGGATAGGCAGTATTTATAACGATCTCCGCTACAAACAGTTCAGCTTGTCATTTTTGTTTGATGCGCAGCAAGGACTGAAAAAGTATAACCAGATGGCCAACTTCATGGCGGCTTTTGGTATTGCCACCTATACAGAGAACAGGCGGGAAACGGTAGTGTTTGAAGGGGTAAAATCCGACGGATCACCCAATACAAAACCTGTATGGTTGGGCCAGGGTGTTGGCCCAGATGGTGTGAACTATGGCAATGGCTTTTACCGTAACGTATACCGTGGGGTTTCAGAAAACTTTGTTGAAGATGCTTCGTTTGTAAAGCTGCGTAACGTAACGATAGCATACCAGTTGCCAGAAAGCTTATTACATAAAACGAAGTTTATAACAGGGGCTTCTATTGCCTTAAGCGGAAACAACTTGTGGTTGAGTACTGATTACACAGGCTTTGATCCAGAGTCCAGTTCTAATAGCGCCGCTAGCTTAGCCGATGGCTTTGCCGGGTTTACCTACCCGGCTACACGGAGCTATATGGTGACATTAAACCTTTCATTCTAA
- a CDS encoding SusD/RagB family nutrient-binding outer membrane lipoprotein: MKKVFIYTGIIFCILFAGCKKYLDVNTNPNLVYNPSLSSLLVTSTLQTGLNVQRMGNITSYYVQYLASPNAGSDRDTYQEEDLSSTWNDFYSAMTDIKAMMQQAEERGATEHLGVAKVTMAMNLNMLINMFGDVPYSQAFKGKDNVIPAYDNQQALHDTTLKLLDEALAAFNMPTPTITLDPASDLIYRGNVAAWKKTAYALKARFLNQLSKTSKYSPADILVAVDNAYTSNADNAALTEFQEFNPWNEVARDNANLILDGWLSQQFVDATNGKTFGVMDPRLPLITNLTRFGDYRGTPNGQGRSGTGTNNEESVLTRKGFYSADGATPLWLVTYSELKFIEAEAAFRSGNKTRAYAAYLAGMRAQMDLMKVDAAARDAYVNNPTVSVGESNLTLDLIFKEKYVVMFLHPEAWVDARRFDYKYKDFTLPVNAVLTSFIRRSAYPVVETSRNGAHVPDVNMLTKLWWDQ; encoded by the coding sequence ATGAAAAAAGTATTCATCTATACGGGTATCATCTTCTGTATACTGTTTGCGGGTTGTAAAAAGTACCTGGACGTTAATACCAATCCTAACCTGGTATACAATCCTTCTCTCAGTAGCCTGTTGGTGACATCTACGCTTCAAACAGGCCTGAATGTGCAGCGCATGGGAAACATTACGTCGTACTATGTACAATACTTAGCTTCTCCCAATGCGGGTAGTGATAGGGATACCTACCAGGAAGAAGATCTGTCTTCAACCTGGAATGATTTCTATAGTGCCATGACCGATATAAAAGCCATGATGCAACAGGCCGAAGAGAGAGGCGCCACAGAGCATCTGGGCGTAGCCAAGGTAACGATGGCAATGAACCTCAATATGCTTATTAATATGTTTGGCGATGTTCCATACAGCCAGGCCTTTAAAGGAAAAGACAATGTAATACCTGCATATGATAATCAACAGGCCTTGCATGATACCACGCTTAAGTTACTGGATGAAGCATTAGCAGCGTTTAACATGCCAACACCTACGATCACGCTGGATCCCGCTAGTGATCTTATATACAGAGGTAATGTAGCTGCATGGAAAAAAACGGCCTATGCATTAAAGGCTCGCTTCTTAAACCAGCTTTCAAAAACCAGCAAGTATAGTCCTGCAGATATTTTGGTAGCTGTAGATAATGCGTATACGTCTAATGCCGATAATGCTGCTCTTACGGAGTTTCAGGAATTTAATCCCTGGAATGAAGTGGCGCGCGATAATGCCAACCTGATCCTGGATGGCTGGTTGAGTCAGCAGTTTGTAGACGCCACTAATGGTAAAACATTTGGTGTAATGGATCCCCGTTTGCCTTTGATCACCAACCTGACCCGTTTTGGCGATTACAGGGGCACGCCTAATGGACAAGGCCGCAGTGGCACTGGAACTAATAATGAAGAATCTGTGTTGACACGCAAAGGTTTTTATTCTGCGGATGGTGCTACACCACTATGGCTGGTAACCTATTCTGAACTAAAGTTCATAGAAGCAGAAGCTGCCTTTAGAAGTGGCAATAAGACAAGAGCTTATGCTGCTTACCTGGCAGGTATGCGGGCACAAATGGATTTGATGAAAGTAGATGCAGCAGCAAGAGATGCCTATGTTAATAATCCCACAGTATCCGTGGGTGAAAGCAACTTAACCTTAGACCTGATCTTCAAGGAAAAATATGTGGTCATGTTCCTGCACCCGGAAGCTTGGGTAGATGCCCGCCGGTTTGACTATAAGTACAAGGACTTTACCCTGCCTGTCAATGCAGTCCTAACTTCATTTATCCGCCGCTCGGCCTACCCGGTTGTAGAAACCAGTCGCAATGGCGCTCATGTGCCGGATGTAAATATGCTGACCAAGCTGTGGTGGGATCAGTAG
- the tadA gene encoding tRNA adenosine(34) deaminase TadA, protein MNDEYYMKQALVQAQKAFDEEEVPVGAVIVLNNKIIARGYNQVEKLNDCTAHAEIIALTSAFNYLGSKYLMDATLYVTVEPCVMCAGALYWSKIGRIVYGAIDEKNGHRRVTRDVSPFHPKTVIEYGLLQEECSQLMKDFFAMRRK, encoded by the coding sequence ATGAACGACGAGTATTACATGAAGCAGGCACTAGTGCAGGCGCAGAAGGCTTTTGATGAGGAAGAAGTGCCTGTGGGTGCCGTGATCGTACTGAATAACAAGATCATTGCCCGTGGCTATAACCAGGTGGAGAAGCTCAACGATTGTACGGCGCATGCCGAGATCATTGCGCTTACATCAGCTTTCAACTATTTAGGCAGTAAATACCTGATGGATGCCACGCTTTATGTAACGGTAGAGCCTTGTGTCATGTGCGCCGGTGCACTATACTGGAGCAAGATCGGCCGCATTGTATATGGCGCTATTGATGAAAAGAATGGCCACCGCCGCGTTACCCGCGATGTATCACCCTTTCATCCAAAGACAGTTATAGAATACGGCTTATTACAGGAAGAATGCAGTCAGTTAATGAAGGACTTTTTTGCCATGAGGAGGAAATAG